A genome region from Paradevosia shaoguanensis includes the following:
- a CDS encoding S24 family peptidase: MADQRDEIREWLHAELERAGYGAKSKLARFLNVRPDTITRMLAEEPGKEAREIKAHELLLMGKFFNAMPPGEIYAPEELGESTATPSKNGLVPVTSAGVVSAGTWREVDDLDQSERETFWEPSDPNFPNARVLSFDVRGDSMNALRPRPILDGDRVIGLAYDDVANRVPLRDGMVVVVQRTREGGHIIEWSVKQIEFYKDRIEFHPRSTNPRHKPIVVPHDPDADNGTTVNILAWVRRITNELP; the protein is encoded by the coding sequence ATGGCTGACCAAAGAGACGAAATACGTGAGTGGCTGCATGCCGAGCTGGAGCGCGCCGGCTACGGTGCGAAATCCAAACTAGCTCGATTTCTCAACGTCCGCCCCGACACCATCACCCGAATGCTCGCCGAAGAGCCAGGAAAGGAAGCGCGCGAAATCAAAGCGCATGAACTGCTTCTGATGGGTAAATTCTTCAATGCAATGCCACCAGGCGAGATCTACGCGCCTGAAGAACTTGGAGAGTCGACAGCCACACCCAGCAAGAACGGACTGGTTCCTGTGACTTCTGCCGGCGTCGTATCAGCAGGCACTTGGCGGGAAGTTGACGACCTCGACCAGAGCGAGCGCGAAACCTTCTGGGAACCATCTGATCCAAACTTCCCTAACGCCCGGGTTCTATCTTTCGACGTACGCGGCGACAGCATGAATGCCCTACGCCCGCGCCCAATCCTCGACGGCGATCGCGTCATTGGCTTGGCGTACGACGACGTTGCAAACCGCGTTCCCCTGCGGGATGGCATGGTCGTCGTTGTTCAGCGGACACGCGAAGGCGGCCATATCATTGAATGGTCGGTGAAGCAGATCGAGTTCTATAAAGATCGGATCGAATTCCATCCACGCTCGACCAATCCGCGGCACAAGCCCATCGTTGTTCCCCACGACCCAGACGCTGATAACGGCACAACTGTAAATATCCTTGCCTGGGTCCGCCGCATTACCAACGAGCTTCCTTAG
- a CDS encoding HNH endonuclease, with protein sequence MTLQFIAPTKRRSMTRARAARIFLEANGICCLCGNKIYNGQSYFIEHLEALSLGGADADANCRPAHTKCKAQKDAADAAAKAKRDRLVTKGWDGRRKPAFQSQGFSPRQPQRTATRKIEKWTLLP encoded by the coding sequence ATGACCCTCCAGTTCATCGCCCCCACGAAGCGCCGGAGCATGACGCGTGCTCGCGCCGCCCGCATATTCCTCGAAGCGAACGGCATCTGCTGCCTGTGCGGCAACAAGATCTACAACGGGCAATCCTACTTCATCGAACACCTTGAGGCCCTGAGCCTTGGCGGTGCTGATGCTGACGCGAACTGCCGCCCCGCCCATACCAAGTGCAAGGCCCAGAAGGACGCCGCCGACGCTGCTGCCAAGGCCAAGCGCGACCGGCTCGTAACGAAGGGCTGGGATGGGCGCCGTAAGCCGGCGTTCCAGAGCCAAGGCTTCTCGCCCCGCCAGCCCCAACGCACCGCAACACGAAAGATCGAAAAATGGACACTCCTGCCATGA
- a CDS encoding ERF family protein, which translates to MTDAPKVYAAIAAVTSEIAKEGISKDRKNDQQGYKFRGIDDVYNALSPIIAKHNLCILPRMLSREVSERKNAKGNALFYVTVEAEFDLISSEDGSKHTVRTFGEAMDSGDKATNKAMSAAYKYAAMQAFCIPTEGDNDADSTTHEVQPREANSTAPQSKANSRETYSRLSAANKKLATIADFDKFWAQASVTAALDSLPKDWRQTMMDEKADKFAELDERASMQDDAPPFDDRDYTPPNFDGLAA; encoded by the coding sequence ATGACCGACGCTCCCAAGGTATATGCCGCCATCGCTGCGGTTACGTCCGAGATTGCCAAGGAAGGTATCAGCAAGGATCGCAAGAACGATCAGCAGGGGTACAAGTTCCGGGGCATTGATGATGTCTACAACGCCCTGTCACCGATCATCGCCAAGCACAACCTCTGCATTCTGCCGCGCATGCTTTCGCGTGAAGTGTCGGAGCGCAAGAACGCCAAGGGCAATGCCCTGTTCTATGTGACCGTCGAAGCCGAATTCGATCTTATCTCGTCGGAGGACGGCTCAAAGCATACCGTTCGCACCTTCGGCGAGGCCATGGACAGCGGCGACAAGGCGACGAACAAGGCGATGTCCGCGGCCTACAAGTATGCCGCCATGCAGGCCTTCTGTATCCCCACCGAAGGCGACAACGACGCGGACTCTACCACGCATGAGGTCCAGCCACGCGAGGCGAACTCCACGGCTCCGCAGTCGAAGGCCAATAGCCGCGAAACTTACTCGCGACTTTCGGCGGCCAACAAGAAGCTCGCGACTATCGCCGATTTCGACAAGTTTTGGGCGCAGGCCAGCGTCACCGCTGCTCTGGACAGCCTGCCGAAAGACTGGCGCCAGACCATGATGGACGAGAAGGCCGACAAGTTCGCCGAACTCGATGAGCGCGCCTCCATGCAGGACGATGCGCCGCCTTTCGATGATCGCGACTACACGCCGCCGAACTTCGACGGGCTGGCCGCCTAA
- a CDS encoding GapR family DNA-binding domain-containing protein produces the protein MTDSVAEDMLLSYFERWERLEGEKDAISADLRELFAEMKGNGFDTKVARKVFRDRLDDNSTERAEFEAVYDLYWTALSWPRAGRARESAESTTHNTSVPEGFDPETGEEVTASPSERLIAAARDMRASIGNEIIEPQPETAEQSRADTIDLQSISVDAPGCASFAGTEGDEGQHPIQPETAAMPNSSEPALEQALSGTQTELINPNSGHRDQTFEASVGQPHSIPASTEPPSTLAGEGSGANPHAAPLNRTSDELSRIASDAVGYGESDRRADASDHSNAGGENVAAPDNAETAEAVSDDAANTLNTQAEAGAVDNGAPSHRVMSITPLEPRETCGLKGFGFSVMFEEKPRSSSGLERMPGCKNLDACAGSRTKRCFTCERDWNAKAHEVDA, from the coding sequence ATGACCGACAGCGTAGCCGAAGACATGTTGCTTTCGTACTTCGAGCGCTGGGAGCGTCTTGAAGGCGAGAAGGACGCCATCAGCGCAGACCTGCGCGAACTGTTTGCCGAAATGAAGGGCAATGGCTTCGACACGAAGGTTGCTCGCAAGGTGTTCCGCGACAGGCTGGACGACAACAGCACCGAACGTGCTGAGTTCGAGGCGGTTTACGACCTGTATTGGACTGCGCTTTCCTGGCCTCGCGCGGGACGCGCGCGGGAGAGCGCCGAGAGCACCACCCATAACACCAGCGTTCCCGAGGGTTTCGACCCGGAAACGGGCGAAGAGGTCACCGCCTCTCCCAGCGAGCGCCTCATTGCCGCAGCGCGTGATATGCGCGCCTCCATCGGCAACGAAATCATCGAACCCCAGCCGGAAACGGCTGAGCAGTCGCGCGCGGACACCATCGATCTCCAAAGCATCTCCGTCGATGCTCCGGGCTGCGCCTCTTTCGCTGGCACGGAGGGCGACGAAGGCCAGCACCCCATTCAGCCGGAAACGGCTGCTATGCCCAACAGCTCGGAGCCGGCACTGGAACAGGCTCTCTCGGGTACGCAAACGGAATTGATCAATCCTAATAGCGGCCATCGTGACCAGACGTTCGAGGCGTCGGTTGGGCAGCCCCATTCCATTCCGGCCAGCACCGAGCCCCCCAGCACGCTGGCAGGAGAGGGGAGCGGCGCAAACCCTCACGCTGCTCCCCTCAACCGTACGAGCGATGAACTTAGCCGCATCGCTAGTGATGCCGTTGGCTACGGCGAGAGTGATCGACGCGCGGATGCGAGCGACCACTCCAATGCAGGAGGCGAAAATGTAGCCGCACCTGACAATGCAGAAACTGCCGAGGCAGTCTCTGACGACGCTGCGAATACCTTGAACACGCAAGCCGAGGCGGGCGCCGTGGATAACGGCGCTCCCTCTCACCGTGTCATGAGCATCACGCCACTTGAGCCGCGCGAAACTTGCGGTCTCAAAGGCTTTGGCTTTTCCGTGATGTTTGAGGAGAAGCCTCGTAGCTCCAGCGGCCTCGAACGCATGCCGGGTTGCAAGAACCTTGACGCCTGCGCCGGTAGCCGAACGAAGCGCTGCTTCACCTGCGAGCGCGACTGGAATGCAAAAGCTCACGAGGTGGACGCCTAA
- a CDS encoding DNA-methyltransferase, producing MTILAERSIGACRLLLGDAMEIMPSLLPVDLIVSDVPYALTTGGVSKSSKTMSGIFAAHNYANDGQLIMATVPFDEMMPALFAALKADGDCYVMANDKNVHPLTDAALAAGFQFHNLLAWDKITPTANRWYMKNLEFTLYLWKGRARTINNPGAKQLIRGGIEKESGHPTEKPVHLMAEYIANSSRRGDTVLDPFMGSGTTGVAAVQLGRRFVGIEVDRDYFDIACQRIQDAYDRPDLYSDHLDGEQLSMVEAAE from the coding sequence GTGACCATTCTTGCCGAACGCTCCATAGGCGCATGCCGCCTCCTCCTGGGTGACGCCATGGAGATCATGCCATCGCTGCTGCCGGTGGACCTGATTGTCAGTGACGTACCTTACGCGCTCACGACCGGCGGGGTGTCGAAGTCTTCCAAAACGATGTCTGGGATCTTCGCGGCGCACAACTATGCCAACGATGGCCAGCTCATCATGGCAACAGTGCCCTTCGATGAAATGATGCCAGCGCTATTCGCCGCGCTGAAAGCCGATGGCGATTGCTACGTCATGGCCAACGACAAGAACGTGCACCCTCTCACCGATGCCGCGCTTGCTGCTGGGTTCCAGTTTCACAACCTACTTGCCTGGGACAAGATCACGCCGACCGCTAACCGCTGGTACATGAAGAACCTGGAGTTCACGCTATACCTTTGGAAGGGCAGGGCGCGGACCATAAACAATCCTGGCGCCAAACAGCTCATTCGCGGTGGCATCGAGAAAGAGTCCGGGCACCCGACTGAAAAGCCGGTGCACCTTATGGCGGAATACATCGCCAATTCCTCCCGTCGCGGCGATACCGTTCTTGACCCTTTTATGGGCTCAGGGACAACCGGCGTTGCCGCAGTGCAGCTCGGGCGCCGGTTTGTCGGCATTGAGGTCGATCGAGACTATTTCGATATCGCCTGCCAGCGCATTCAGGACGCGTACGACCGTCCTGACCTTTACAGCGATCATCTGGATGGCGAGCAGCTTTCGATGGTGGAGGCTGCGGAATGA
- a CDS encoding recombination protein NinB, which translates to MTDRQSFVLATPRVMGNAIEALRDAQPYSRVTIAPPQRSIDQNAKFHAILGDIERSGFEWAGKPRKAEEWKVLLISAHAIATAETEDDRRGQVVPGIEGEFVALRESSANMSVARASSLIEYTIAFCHLKGISLTETERRGFLESREQAA; encoded by the coding sequence ATGACCGACCGCCAGTCTTTCGTTCTCGCTACTCCCCGCGTCATGGGCAACGCCATCGAAGCCCTGCGCGATGCCCAGCCCTATAGCCGCGTAACCATCGCTCCGCCGCAGCGCAGCATTGACCAGAATGCGAAGTTCCACGCGATCCTTGGAGACATTGAGCGCAGCGGCTTCGAGTGGGCCGGCAAGCCTCGGAAAGCTGAGGAATGGAAGGTGCTGCTAATCAGCGCCCATGCCATCGCGACGGCTGAAACCGAAGATGATCGTCGCGGGCAGGTTGTCCCAGGGATCGAAGGCGAGTTTGTCGCTCTTCGCGAAAGCAGCGCCAACATGTCGGTGGCGAGGGCTTCTTCGCTCATCGAATACACCATCGCCTTTTGCCATCTGAAAGGCATCTCGCTGACGGAGACGGAGCGGCGCGGCTTCCTCGAGAGCAGGGAGCAGGCAGCATGA
- a CDS encoding DUF6197 family protein — protein MMATVRENLIAAKALIDTPEKWGKGAYEPSPGCFCILGALFEASGRQTAYGAPYDAIERQLPWGNKSGIVKFNDAPETTHADIMALFDRAIAAQVEA, from the coding sequence ATGATGGCAACCGTTCGTGAAAACCTGATCGCGGCTAAGGCCCTGATCGATACGCCGGAGAAGTGGGGTAAGGGCGCCTATGAGCCTAGCCCCGGATGCTTTTGCATCCTCGGCGCGCTCTTCGAGGCGTCGGGCCGTCAGACTGCGTACGGCGCCCCGTATGACGCCATCGAACGCCAACTTCCGTGGGGAAACAAAAGCGGCATCGTCAAATTCAACGACGCACCCGAAACCACCCACGCCGACATCATGGCGCTCTTCGACCGCGCCATCGCCGCCCAGGTGGAGGCGTAA